In Pseudomonas putida, a genomic segment contains:
- a CDS encoding DNA topoisomerase III: MRLYICEKPSQARDIARVLQAHRRGDGCLQGTGVTVTWCVGHLLETAPPETYGHQFKRWSLEHLPIIPQHWQLVVKPKVAAQLKAISRLLQTCAEVVIATDADREGEMIAREILERCQYQGPILRLWLSALDDASIRRALEALRPGEQTLPLYHCALARSRADWLVGINLSRLFTLLGRRAGFDGTLPVGRVQTPTLRLVVERDRAIASFVARPFWTMDVVLHADGAEFGARWQPPAAHCDDAGRCVDQVAAEQAARRLAAAHSVQVERVDVERVTEGPPLPFDLGTLQEICSAKLGLGAQETLSVAQALYETHKVTTYPRSDCGYLPESMLDEVPRVLKALAAADPTLGQRFKELDPTRRARAWNGSKVTAHHGIIPTAVVIPLDQLSERERAVYTLIRARYLAQFLPHHEYLKTQVQLRSRADQLLARGKQIQVRGWKAVIDETDATEPTEQTQRLPTLQKGASVAVRDAMVNTQRTQPPKPYTEGTLVKAMKTIANQVADLRLKQTLKDSIGIGTEATRAAIIQGLIDHGYLTKKKRSLAASAAAHTLIEAVPREVADPVMTAVWEQALARIETGQLSVEAFLAKQSAWLTQVVRSQASLNLQLPRSKGPACPVCRSPMRQRKGRTGNFWSCVRYPDCKGTKPVKASAAPAKPKRT; encoded by the coding sequence ATGCGTCTCTACATTTGCGAAAAACCGTCCCAAGCCCGCGATATTGCCAGGGTGCTGCAAGCCCATCGTCGCGGCGATGGCTGCCTGCAGGGCACGGGAGTGACCGTGACCTGGTGCGTGGGGCACTTGCTAGAGACCGCGCCGCCAGAAACCTATGGCCATCAGTTCAAGCGCTGGTCACTAGAGCACCTGCCGATCATCCCGCAGCACTGGCAACTGGTGGTAAAACCCAAGGTCGCCGCGCAGTTGAAGGCCATCAGCCGGCTGCTGCAAACCTGCGCCGAGGTGGTGATTGCCACCGACGCGGACCGCGAGGGCGAAATGATTGCCCGGGAGATCCTTGAGCGCTGCCAGTATCAGGGGCCGATCCTTCGCCTGTGGCTGTCCGCCCTGGATGACGCCTCGATCCGCCGGGCTCTGGAGGCGCTGCGCCCGGGGGAGCAAACCCTGCCGCTGTACCACTGTGCCCTCGCCCGGTCCCGGGCCGATTGGCTGGTTGGCATCAACCTCAGCCGCTTGTTCACCCTGCTTGGTCGACGCGCCGGCTTCGACGGCACGCTGCCCGTGGGCCGTGTACAGACGCCGACCCTGCGTCTGGTGGTTGAGCGTGATCGCGCCATCGCCAGCTTTGTCGCCCGGCCGTTCTGGACCATGGACGTTGTGCTGCACGCTGACGGGGCGGAGTTTGGGGCACGCTGGCAGCCACCCGCTGCGCACTGCGATGATGCCGGTCGTTGCGTTGATCAGGTGGCGGCCGAGCAGGCTGCCCGGCGCCTGGCAGCGGCGCATTCCGTACAAGTCGAGCGGGTCGACGTTGAACGCGTGACGGAGGGGCCGCCCTTGCCGTTCGACCTGGGCACGCTGCAGGAGATCTGCTCGGCCAAACTCGGCCTGGGCGCGCAGGAAACCCTCAGTGTGGCGCAGGCACTGTACGAAACCCACAAAGTCACCACCTACCCTCGCAGCGACTGTGGCTACCTACCCGAGAGCATGCTGGACGAGGTACCGCGCGTACTAAAGGCCTTGGCCGCAGCAGACCCGACGCTTGGCCAGCGCTTCAAGGAACTCGATCCGACACGGCGGGCCCGCGCCTGGAACGGCAGCAAGGTCACCGCCCACCACGGCATCATCCCCACCGCCGTGGTGATCCCGCTGGATCAGTTGTCCGAGCGCGAGCGCGCCGTGTACACGTTGATCCGCGCCCGCTACCTGGCGCAGTTTCTGCCCCACCACGAATACCTGAAGACCCAGGTGCAGTTGCGCAGCCGGGCCGATCAGTTGCTGGCCCGCGGCAAGCAGATCCAGGTGCGTGGCTGGAAAGCCGTGATCGATGAAACCGATGCCACTGAGCCGACCGAGCAAACGCAGCGGCTGCCCACCCTGCAGAAAGGCGCCTCGGTTGCTGTACGCGACGCCATGGTCAACACGCAGCGCACCCAGCCGCCCAAACCCTACACCGAAGGCACACTGGTCAAAGCGATGAAAACCATCGCCAACCAGGTGGCCGACCTGCGCCTGAAGCAAACCTTGAAAGACAGCATTGGTATCGGCACCGAGGCCACTCGCGCCGCGATCATCCAGGGCCTGATCGATCACGGCTACCTGACCAAGAAAAAGCGCAGCCTGGCGGCGTCTGCCGCCGCCCACACGTTGATCGAAGCCGTTCCGCGTGAGGTTGCTGACCCGGTGATGACAGCAGTGTGGGAACAAGCACTGGCACGGATCGAGACCGGGCAGCTGAGTGTCGAGGCGTTTCTCGCCAAGCAGTCGGCCTGGCTCACCCAGGTCGTGCGCAGCCAAGCCTCGTTGAACCTGCAGCTACCCCGTTCGAAAGGTCCAGCCTGCCCCGTGTGCCGCAGTCCCATGCGCCAGCGCAAAGGCCGCACCGGCAACTTCTGGTCCTGTGTGCGCTACCCGGACTGCAAGGGCACCAAGCCAGTGAAGGCCAGCGCGGCGCCCGCCAAGCCGAAGCGGACATGA
- a CDS encoding STY4534 family ICE replication protein, with protein sequence MTSVNTAAPSTYFNLHTQGIGYLNRVREVPVRRGQPFMACDIAALHGASDDVEYTRFDCKVAGGEAERLIREHLEDVRAERKVLIAFRIGDLWVDAFTYEKGERKGQPGASLKGRLIFIEWIKVNGQLTYKAPTRQDASSPDQPSEAAGEDAPDSSRSADQAPNQATQPA encoded by the coding sequence ATGACCTCGGTAAACACTGCTGCCCCCAGTACCTACTTCAACCTGCACACCCAAGGCATTGGTTACTTGAACCGCGTGCGTGAGGTGCCAGTGCGGCGAGGCCAGCCCTTTATGGCCTGCGACATTGCCGCCTTGCACGGTGCGTCGGATGACGTCGAGTACACCCGCTTCGACTGCAAGGTCGCTGGCGGTGAAGCCGAACGGCTGATCCGCGAACACCTCGAGGATGTCCGTGCCGAACGCAAGGTGCTGATCGCGTTTCGCATTGGCGACCTCTGGGTCGATGCTTTCACCTACGAAAAAGGTGAGCGCAAAGGCCAACCCGGTGCCAGCCTCAAAGGTCGGCTGATCTTCATCGAGTGGATCAAGGTCAACGGTCAGCTCACCTACAAAGCGCCAACTCGGCAGGATGCTTCCTCGCCTGATCAGCCGTCCGAAGCGGCTGGTGAGGATGCGCCGGACTCTTCACGCAGTGCCGATCAGGCTCCGAACCAGGCGACGCAGCCTGCCTGA
- a CDS encoding helix-turn-helix domain-containing protein: MPVKEPSPQHIGRQLAKYRRAQGFTQAQVGERLEIGTEAVSRMERGKVELTVPKLLQLADMYGCPADELLLAISPRPQDQEQKIASLIKDLGETDKQFALDLLQTVTAHLTQR; this comes from the coding sequence TTGCCAGTCAAAGAGCCTAGCCCACAACACATCGGCCGCCAGTTGGCCAAGTACCGCCGTGCCCAGGGCTTTACCCAAGCGCAAGTCGGTGAACGCCTGGAGATCGGCACCGAAGCGGTGTCGCGCATGGAGCGTGGCAAGGTCGAGCTGACCGTGCCCAAGCTGCTGCAGTTGGCGGATATGTATGGCTGTCCGGCCGATGAACTGCTGCTGGCCATCAGTCCTCGGCCACAGGACCAGGAGCAAAAGATTGCCTCGTTGATCAAGGACCTTGGCGAGACGGACAAGCAGTTTGCCCTGGACCTTCTGCAGACCGTGACCGCACACCTCACGCAACGGTAA
- a CDS encoding PilL N-terminal domain-containing protein: MHTPAFPCLVLMLALAGCNTSPAITPPTAPAKAVPAPAIPSKQLSASPAWVRQDRYTLVSTRPTLEQRQPLFQLITVQISPALHATVGDALRHVLQRSGYSLCANRAEVTTLFSRPLPAVQHQLGPMALLDALTILGGPAWRLVIDPVERSVCYALRAPVPAPPRPPLETAP, translated from the coding sequence ATGCACACGCCCGCATTCCCTTGCCTTGTTCTGATGCTCGCGCTGGCGGGCTGCAACACCTCGCCTGCCATCACCCCACCGACGGCGCCAGCCAAGGCCGTACCAGCTCCGGCCATCCCGTCCAAGCAGTTGTCAGCGTCACCAGCGTGGGTCCGCCAGGACCGCTACACCCTGGTCAGCACGCGGCCGACGCTGGAACAGCGTCAGCCGTTGTTCCAGCTCATCACCGTGCAGATTTCACCGGCGCTGCACGCGACGGTCGGTGATGCCCTACGTCACGTGTTGCAGCGCTCAGGCTACTCACTCTGCGCCAACCGCGCCGAGGTCACCACCTTGTTCAGCCGCCCTCTGCCGGCCGTGCAGCACCAACTCGGGCCAATGGCGCTGCTGGACGCCTTGACCATCCTCGGCGGCCCGGCCTGGCGGCTCGTGATCGATCCAGTCGAACGCAGCGTGTGCTACGCCCTTCGCGCACCAGTGCCCGCCCCACCTCGCCCGCCCCTGGAGACCGCGCCATGA
- a CDS encoding single-stranded DNA-binding protein produces MSTFFVGEGNIGSPPEFQEFNNNPDEPKRLLRLNVYFDNPVPREGGYEDRGGYWAPVELWHRDAEHWSTLYQKGMRVLVMGRTVKDEWEDSEDNARVTFKVEARHIGILPHRLASVSMREKASESAGSNRKPASKKTTRKST; encoded by the coding sequence GAAGGCAATATCGGCAGTCCGCCTGAGTTTCAGGAGTTCAACAACAACCCGGACGAGCCAAAGCGGCTGCTGCGGTTGAATGTCTATTTCGACAATCCGGTACCGCGCGAGGGCGGCTATGAAGATCGCGGCGGCTATTGGGCACCGGTCGAGCTCTGGCACCGCGATGCCGAGCACTGGAGCACCTTGTACCAGAAAGGCATGCGCGTCTTGGTCATGGGCCGAACGGTGAAGGATGAGTGGGAAGACAGCGAGGACAATGCCCGGGTGACGTTCAAGGTGGAGGCACGGCACATCGGCATCCTGCCCCATCGCCTGGCCAGCGTGTCCATGCGCGAGAAGGCGAGTGAAAGCGCTGGCAGTAACCGCAAGCCGGCCAGCAAGAAAACCACCCGCAAGTCGACCTGA
- a CDS encoding JAB domain-containing protein, producing the protein MNTPLTLVEPLDPVLTQRAHEDALISEAMQLLDQRYFQRGEVLITPADAASYLKLRLAPYHHEVFALLYLDSRHRVLDFEVLFFGSIDGASVYPREVVVKALAHNAAAVILSHNHPSGCLEPSGADRVLTTRLIEVLALVEVRVLDHIIVGEGQPLSLAEYGWI; encoded by the coding sequence ATGAACACGCCATTGACCCTGGTCGAGCCCCTCGACCCCGTCCTGACCCAACGCGCCCACGAAGATGCATTGATCAGCGAAGCCATGCAGTTGCTGGACCAACGCTACTTTCAGCGCGGCGAAGTGCTGATCACACCTGCCGACGCCGCGTCCTACCTGAAGCTGCGCCTGGCGCCCTATCACCACGAGGTGTTTGCCCTGCTCTACCTCGATTCACGCCACCGCGTGCTGGACTTCGAGGTGTTGTTTTTCGGCAGCATCGATGGTGCCTCGGTCTACCCCCGTGAAGTGGTGGTCAAGGCACTGGCACACAACGCCGCAGCGGTCATCCTCAGCCACAACCACCCCTCCGGCTGCCTTGAGCCCAGCGGTGCCGACCGCGTACTGACGACCCGCCTGATCGAAGTCTTGGCGCTGGTCGAGGTGCGCGTTCTAGACCACATCATCGTCGGCGAAGGTCAGCCCCTGTCCTTGGCCGAATATGGCTGGATCTAA